In Euzebyales bacterium, one DNA window encodes the following:
- the tal gene encoding transaldolase, whose amino-acid sequence MNPLQQLNDLGQAVWLDSIKRSYLGDGGYIARMISTGELRGLTSNPSIFDSALGSDDSYDEQLAELRGEDPRDALWTIMKRDVTGACDEFLDLWNETDGLHGQVSIELDPNSAYDTEKSVSEGLALFAEIDRPNLMIKVPGTEPGLPAITRLLAEGVNVNVTLLFSVARYDAVITAFMDGVRQRLDNGGDVSRLCSVASFFVSRVDGKVDDLFDDGVQPRAPLTAGVANARLAYDLFRQRFADGGFADLAAEGARPQRPLWASTSTKNEAYSDVVYVEQLAAPDTVNTMPEETIGAVRDHADVDDRVTGTAAEARAHLDGLREQGMDLVQVTKELEAEGVDKFADAFQSAVATVAAHVR is encoded by the coding sequence ATGAACCCGTTGCAGCAGCTCAATGACCTGGGTCAGGCCGTCTGGCTCGACAGCATCAAGCGCTCGTACCTCGGCGATGGCGGATACATCGCCAGGATGATCTCCACGGGCGAACTGCGGGGGCTCACGTCGAACCCGTCGATCTTCGACAGCGCGCTCGGGAGCGACGACAGCTACGACGAGCAACTCGCCGAGCTTCGGGGCGAGGATCCGCGCGACGCGCTGTGGACGATTATGAAGCGCGACGTCACCGGCGCCTGCGACGAGTTCCTCGACCTGTGGAACGAGACCGACGGCCTTCACGGGCAGGTGTCGATCGAATTGGATCCCAACAGCGCCTACGACACCGAGAAGTCGGTGTCCGAGGGCCTCGCGCTGTTCGCGGAGATCGACCGGCCGAACCTGATGATCAAGGTGCCCGGCACCGAACCGGGGCTGCCGGCCATCACGCGCCTGCTGGCCGAGGGCGTCAACGTCAACGTGACGCTGCTGTTCAGCGTGGCGCGCTACGACGCGGTGATCACGGCGTTCATGGACGGCGTGCGCCAGCGGCTCGACAACGGAGGCGACGTGTCGCGGCTGTGCAGCGTCGCGTCGTTCTTCGTCAGCCGCGTGGACGGCAAGGTCGACGATCTGTTCGACGACGGGGTGCAACCGCGGGCCCCGTTGACCGCGGGCGTGGCCAACGCGCGTCTGGCCTACGACCTGTTCCGTCAGCGGTTCGCGGACGGGGGGTTCGCCGACCTCGCCGCAGAGGGCGCGCGTCCGCAGCGACCGCTGTGGGCGTCGACGTCGACGAAGAACGAGGCGTACAGCGACGTCGTCTACGTCGAGCAGCTCGCCGCGCCCGACACGGTCAACACCATGCCGGAGGAGACGATCGGCGCCGTCCGCGACCATGCCGACGTCGATGACCGGGTGACAGGCACGGCCGCCGAGGCCCGCGCGCACCTCGACGGGCTGCGCGAGCAGGGCATGGATCTGGTCCAGGTCACCAAGGAGCTCGAGGCCGAGGGCGTCGACAAGTTCGCTGACGCGTTCCAGTCGGCGGTCGCCACGGTGGCCGCGCACGTACGCTGA